The DNA region GGAGGAACGCGATGAAGAACATCCTGATCATTGATGACGACCCCAACATCAGGCGCGTTTACTCGGACCTGCTGGTTTCGGAAGGGTTCGGGGTAAGCGCGGCGAAAAGCGCGGAAGAAGCGACCGAGCTGCTCCTGCGCGAGGAGGCCGATCTCGTCCTCCTGGACATCAACATGCCCGACATCAACGGCATCATCATGCGGGATGTGCTGCATGTCTACAACGACAA from Verrucomicrobiia bacterium includes:
- a CDS encoding response regulator; its protein translation is MKNILIIDDDPNIRRVYSDLLVSEGFGVSAAKSAEEATELLLREEADLVLLDINMPDINGIIMRDVLHVYNDKLKVIIASVYPVNQQQRWIARADDYFDKSQGAEVLLDKVRKVLEAA